One region of Rhodothermales bacterium genomic DNA includes:
- a CDS encoding type II toxin-antitoxin system VapB family antitoxin, translated as MATNLSLDPELLERAFALSGERTKKATVTRALQEFIARRQQRRIADLLGKLEWDDTFDYKAERSRP; from the coding sequence ATGGCAACAAATCTCTCTCTCGATCCCGAACTGCTGGAACGCGCCTTCGCGTTGAGCGGCGAACGCACCAAAAAGGCGACGGTCACGCGTGCTCTCCAGGAATTTATCGCCCGACGCCAACAGCGGCGTATCGCCGACCTGCTAGGTAAACTGGAGTGGGACGACACGTTCGATTACAAGGCAGAACGGTCTCGTCCATGA
- a CDS encoding PIN domain-containing protein, with translation MSLLVDTSVWSLALRRDGDLDVPQVRVLREALLGNEIVVTTGLVLQELLQGFAGPTAQEQIIKTFASLPSLQPDRRDHIDAAALRNACRRAGVQIGTIDALIAQLCIRHQLTLLTTDNDFVYAARHSPLVVWG, from the coding sequence ATGAGTCTGCTGGTCGATACGAGTGTATGGTCACTGGCGCTCAGGCGTGATGGGGATTTGGACGTTCCACAGGTCCGGGTCCTCCGTGAAGCACTTCTCGGAAATGAAATCGTAGTGACTACAGGTCTGGTGCTCCAGGAATTGCTTCAGGGTTTTGCCGGACCGACCGCCCAGGAGCAGATCATTAAAACCTTTGCATCCCTTCCCTCGCTGCAACCGGACCGCCGGGACCACATCGATGCAGCGGCGCTTCGAAATGCGTGCAGGCGCGCTGGCGTCCAGATTGGAACGATAGACGCACTTATAGCCCAATTATGCATTCGACATCAGCTAACCCTGCTGACGACCGATAATGATTTCGTCTATGCGGCCCGGCATAGCCCTCTGGTTGTTTGGGGGTGA